A window of Rosa rugosa chromosome 7, drRosRugo1.1, whole genome shotgun sequence genomic DNA:
TAAGTCTCTCCACAACATCGTCTCACCCAAAGCCCAACCCTACTCGGACCGGGATCCCCTACTCTCCGCCCCGATATCTGCCTCGAGAAAGGGACCGTTCTGAAATGGAGAGCCAAGTTTCGATTCATAGGGAAGACACCGTCGCTGGTTACGGCCGGATTTGATTCCGTCTTCATCAGTGGGCTGAAGGTGAGGGTGGTATGGACTATCAGCGCCCTGATTGCTTGTATCCTCTCTAGTCTTGGATTTGCACGAAAATGCTCAGGTTATCAAGAGAAGATTTTTTTACCCATTTTTTTTACAATCAACAATCGGAAATGCTGAGTATAGAAGgaggggggaagagagagaagatgagAAGAGGACAGACAGATTTATTTAAATTTTCCAAGAACAGATGAGAGAAAAGTGCTCAGGTTCTCAATTGGAGAGAAAAAAAGTTAAACAAAGAGGCAAATACATTATGTCAGGCTTGTTGTAGTCTTGTAGACCCTTGGATCTACTAATAGACACATGTCATCATCTCCTTCAAAGCTTAGGTAGCTCAGCAGAGAACTtagcttaggagaggatcctctcccttttttttttctttgtcgaTAATAATTCAGTAGATATTGAGACTAAATTTTAGAAGAAAGATTAATGGAGAATGTTGTACTAGAGAAAAAAAGGGAGAACAAAATGGGGAAAGAGCAAAGAAAAACAGACAAGATTTGCATTTAAAAGAAGAAATTTTTAGTATTTCTTAAATAGGAAAAACTaatgggagcttctattcatacctccaaaattggtatttagacctctcATTTTTTCCGagtaatagttgactttgtcaacttatgtcaaattaccaataaagacacaaataaggaaaagaaaaaaaaaatctcttcttatCTCTACCAACAGtaatagtcttcaacttgggaaaaattttctcctccaatgtaaaccctaaaatatatatcgccacagagatgttcccctggtcagctgctgaccagggatttTGTGCTCAactaccgtccgatttcaatcggacggttgacatgtATTTAAGTTTTTCAGAGATGATacatgtcaaccgtccgattgaaatcggacggtagtTGAGCATAaaatccctggtcagcagctgaccaggggaacgggaCTTTATATCGCCAAATGTTATTTAACGTTgaagtcaaaattttctgaatttgactTTGTCTTCGTAAAGTGATAGACTTCTTTGCTCACATAGCTGACAATATACAAGATCTATCACTgcgctataaaaaaaaataaaaaataaaaggagagaaaatgggaaatacAAAGACACCTCAGTTGATGAAGCCCTACTCATTCTGAATGCAATCAAATATGTGAACGAGCGGCGACAAAAAGTAGTACTCCAGCACGTCTATATGACACACGCAGCAATGGGTAGTTGTCTACAAGATCTTCCCGTACATCATCAGTGCAGAGCAATTTTATGTGGAACTATTCTAtagatatgatgaaaaattcgACCATCTGATATAAATCTATGGAGAATGCACTAGACTCATGgttgattattgtaatttcctccactatcccatacatatctaaaacaaaaggaCCATGCATGTTCATTTCAAGCTGCTATGGAAACAAGTAGGAGAGAATTAGTTTAGGGACAATGGcacctaaatgcaatgaaaataatacttggaaaacATATTTATACGAGATGATGAGCAAACATGGTATTGTTGCCTACGATAACCAAGAGTcgacaattcattgaaaaaaTGCTAGCACCTCTGTTACTCGtatatggaggatgaacttcccaaaaaaaaaaaaattgctgcaattccaaatcttcaaaaactgaaggagatccaactacttttttttttttttttgaatagaaattgatatcattagGATCAATAGCCGGCATTCAGCCAATGGCTAGAGTCTAGATGCACTTACAAAAAGATAGCCGGTAAGAAAAGCCGGAAACCCTAATCTAAGCGAaacaaactcattacaagtcaatgATAAGCTCGCTATAATTAGCGaacttataaacaaagaaactccatgtcttctagggcaaaatcattcactagcctcccattagccaatcacgcaattgtggtactaaCAGAAAGCCACTTCCTAGCCAACAAATAGGAGTATctccttatccataagccgcttgaaatACACCAATCACAtccaagataattaccaactttCGAAGAAGTCATGATCCGAATAGATTGGCCCTTGAAGACCATAGGTAAACCCAAACATGCCCAATTAGGTCAAACTCTTGGGCCGGGCCTGCCCAAGTCATTAAGTAACAAATGAGGGTGGCAAGGCACCCTCCTTGATAGCCCACGAACTAGGCCCAGCTAACCCAAGCTCAAAGTCAGACCCAGAACCCCAGGCCCAACGCCAAGCCCAGGAATCTGCTCGGAGCAACGCCACCGCCGCTGCAAGTTCTGGCGGCAGTCTTCTCCAGAGAGCCATACTCGACTTTCTGTATCGAAGCAAACTGATCCACCCGCAAGATCCGACCGGCTGGAAACCAGTAGACTCCAAACGCGACCCCGATCTGCCTCCCAAATCGACCTCGGCGATCAACTTTGCTATGGACCGCCGCCGACTTCGTTGCTGCAAACGAAACCCCGATTCACAAtagaatataaaaaaagaaaaaaggtcttttattgattttattggacgatgggcattataggaaaattagagaggtgtagatagcaaattggttatttgtaaaaataagttggaggtctattaagtagggaggtccaaatgccaaatttagaggtatgaatagaagctcccaaaACTAATAGAAAATTTGTGATAAAAGAAGGGGggaaaaaaaaggaggagaaaatGGGGAAAgggacaaaaaaaaagaagaagaaaaaagaacaggaactaaagaaagaaaatgatgcaaaaaagaagaaagatatgggttaataacaaagaaaacagcctATGGGACTCGAACCCAGGTCAGAACTTTAGAAAGAGTTAAAGAACTTGACAGAGCCTTGATTATGTAGCCCAACTAGCCCTTCACTTGGCTTCGTGCCTGTGTACTAAAGGTTTGATAGCTATCCAAGGGTCTCAACTGGAAGTGTTAATTGAAATTTACATTTAGATTTTTGATTTGTCAgtgtttcctttgttaaactATTGATACTCCCCGTTCTCATTTTGAATTAAATACGTGGATAACATATATTGAGTGACATGAAACACGTATTATAAAGATATATAAGAATAGCATGTCATTGATATCATTAAAGAATTTAGAGTAAAATTAAATGGTCGAGAGCTCTGCCAAAACAGGGGAGATTAGGGTTAGGAATAAAAGGGTTTTCGGTacctgtccggcggcgccctCTCACTGACGACGGCTTCCAGCCTCGTTGGAGTATGATGGGTGTGGCCGGACGGGATGGTGTTTGGTTAGCGGAAGATGGTGGTCGGGTTTTATGGTTGCAGTATctggttttctctttctctcagaCATATTCAATGGTGGAGCGGGGCTGCGGTGCAGATGCGCGGGGGCTCGACGCCGGTGGGGGACGACGTTGTCGACCTGAGTTCCAAGACTTGGAGTCGACCACAAAGTCGTCTGTTGCTCGGTGGTGGGCTGTAACGAGAGTGTTGGAGCAGCGTGGTTTGGTGTTCTCGTTGGGCATACAAGCAGTTGGTTTCGAGATAGCCAACCTTGCAAGTTTCCGACTTCATATGGCGGTTTCCGGGAAGCTGGAGTTGACTCTGAGGGACAGGAATACGGTTCGCGGCAGTCTATTACTTTTCTTTATTAGGTTTTTaatgtttggtttttggttaggTCTAATAAGTCCTTCCTCATTTGAGTGAGGGTTTGTTTGTCTTGGTTTCATGGTTTTAATGTCGatgttttcttgttgtcaatgtaATGGGGAGATGCCCTTACTCATATACTGGCGGTTTTGGTATATGGAGTTGGAAGGGGATAGTCTCTTCTTGAGGTTGGTAATAAGGATGTATCGGGACTCCTGAGATAGGTGGATTGTCTGTAGCCCGGAAGAAAGGGTGATTGTGGTTAGAGTTGGTATATGGTATCTGTAACCGCTGGTTGTAATCTCTTGGATTGTTgaattttctattttctcaaaaaaaaaaaaaaaaaaattagagtaaAATTATTCAGGATATAAAATTCACAATGTGTTATTGCTCATCAATATCACATTACTAAGGTTTTTTCATTATAAATTTTTCATAGGCTAAAGAAGCATactagaaataaataaatataagaaAACCTTAGAAAGCCATTCGGCGGCACCTTCAAAGTtgtttcccccccccccccccccccaacggCGTAATAAGTTGTATAGCTAATATGCAGCAGTAGTACTTTCTCATGGATAACTAGTCCAAGCGTCTAAATATAAGATTTTTAAAGAGTTAAATACTTAAATTCTTACTTACATACAGCAGTCGCACTGCTAcgcgaaaaaagaaaaaattataagCCACGCGGTGCGGCTGCTCAATCAAaattcagaagaaaaaaaaatgctaatTTCAAAATTACCTTTGTTTTTTCAAAGTCAAATATCCAAAACACATTCTCTACATGACACGTACTGATTGGTCAGCCGTATCAGACACGTGGTACAACGAATGTACGCAAGACTTTCTCAATACGAGCATCACACTTATTTTATGAGTGTTTGAAAATGATACAATATTAACTTTATTTTTTCGAGCATCGATAAGGCAATAACAGCTCCTTATGGAATATGGTAAGGTGAAAGCAATGTATCTTTTGTTTTGACATCTTTGATAGAGCTACCCAAATTGGCTAAAATTCAGTGCATTTGATCAATGGTATTTAAATCCAACAGTAAATCAAGGTTCATTAGCTATGTGTACATAGGAACTGAGTCTCTGTCGTAGGTAATTACTAATCATACCTGTAGCAACCACCGGATTGAGACATTGAGAGACAAAGGATAACAAGAGAATCCCACTAATTATGGGCGAGTTAATTAGTGACATACGAATAGGGCCGTGAGTATAATAATGCTACTAGTAATTTCAAGAAGGTTTCAATCATACCTTATATATACTCTTCCCACCATTTAAGATTACGCCTCTGGAAATGGAAGCTCGCTAAACTGTAGCACTTCTGGCTCCTCCTCTTCAATTTAAAAGTCGGCTAGTCCTTGTTGTTCTACATCTCTTTTGTCTTGTAACTACAGAGAGAGTGATAGAGATAAAATGGTTTACATTTGGAGTGATCAAGAGGTTAGTGATTTCTTCAATTCAAAATCTTGGGAGTCCTTTGCATATTAGTTGATGGAGTGATTTCATTTAATTCTTAGTTTTCATATGATTCATAATCTAAATTTGCATGATTGGAGTCCCCATATCCTATATATGATTGCGTAGTCTTAATTTCAAGATTGGTTCTgaaagttttcattttcttgtGTTTGCAAACTAATTTTACCATACAGAAAAATATGACAATGCTGAAAATGGCTATTAAAACTCTTGTACTTGTTTATGCTATGAAGGTGATGATGAGAAAAAGTAGGTCTCAAAtgtaaaaatcaaaatataccCTTTGTTGCTTGCTCATCTtctaattacatatatatatatgtaccaaATTGAAATACTTTTTTTCTCTATTACAAAAGAAATGATCAGAACTAAATTTTATCTATTAATGGCTTGTATAAACATTTGTAGTGAATGATATATTTCAGCCATTGAAGTATTGAACTATGATGTTCATTCTGTTCGATCTAAAGGAGCTGTTTTTGTTTGAACTACTTGTATATACATGTCATCTGCTTAATTAGGCCTATTTAGGCTTTGCACATGTTTGTGTAATGTGTCTCTATATTTAATCTGTTAGCTGACTGACAGACCATTGATGAGCTGAAATACAAGCTTCTCAGCATCAACTATGAACTAGAATCAGCGCAAATAAGGGCGAATCAGGAGGTAAGCAAAAATGAGGAGATCACAAAGCAGTTGTTTCATCTCTTGAAGGTAGCTTGTCGAGAAAGAGATGAAGCAAAAGACCAGTTGCAACAACTACTCAAAATGTTCTTGCCCATACCAGCTGAAAATGAAACAAGCCCTATGTTCTCTGAGGTCAACAATGAAAATTATCCAAGTCTGCAAAAAGCCTCAAATTTCTCAACAGTTAAAGAATCAGATGTTATATCCAAAACTAGTTCATATCCCACTAAATACAACTTTGCTGCTGATTCAAGTAACTTAGGATTTTCCAAGAATATTGCTGCTGTTCAAGGGTGTGATGAGTCCGTTCAGGTGGCTACGATGTCTTCATCAAACTCAAAGATCATTGATCGTGCTGAtgttttgattgataatattgTTAGGGTCAGACCACTGCCTAAGAAAGGAAGATTGTTCCAGGCTGTAATGGAAAATGAGGCTTTACTTCAGACACTTCTTGTTGTTCCTCTTCCCAAGTGGAAAAACcctccacctcttcctcctTTAAAAAGTTCATCCAATCTCATTTATGGATGTGACTTTGGCTCACAAGAACAGATTGAAGCAGTCAAGCCAATTCGTGCAGTACAAGGTTCAAGCTCACTCGGATTTTCTCACATACCATCTTCATCTGTGTTGGACTTTGAACATGGTTCTGCTAGTGTGAAGACTCGAGTTGGTAACAGTTCAAGTGATCTCATGCAGAGTCAGATTGGGACTtgtaagagaagaaaaagaaggttcTGATGAGGGCAGTAAATCCTTCTTTACTTATGTCTAAACAGTAGTACAAATAGGGTTTGGTGAGTTATAGTAAAAGAAATCATGGTTTATTTCATACTTTgtagttttctgggtttggttaCTGTTGTACATGAAATCGTGGGATCTGAATAAATAGGTATGTTGGATTTGCAAATCTTTGATGTTATCCTTTCTAATGGTCAAAAGTGACAATTTATAGCTCCCTTTAGGTATGAAAACTATTAGCCTACTTAAtgagtttcaactttcaaaacCTTCAGTAAATCTTTCAAAACCTTTATTTATTTCCTTCTTagtttaatatttttttggtgtATAAAGAGGGCAAAAAGCCCAAAACAGCAACAAAACTGTTTAGACTACGATAACAAGACCATCATAGGAAGATCGTCACCAGCAAGGTCATCATCAAGAAGAGTCTAAATTATAGGAGGAGAGGAAATCCAAAACACGGGCACCAAACCCAACACCATGGCCCATAAACAACTATTTTGCTCTTTGTAAATGTGATACTTACCTGGACGGCAAGGGCGTAGCTAGCACAACTGACTCTCTTTGCCTAAACCAACTTTTCTACTCAACCACTTCCAATTCCAAGCTACATTCCTCAGTCCACAAAACTTTGTAGTTTTAGTTTTGGTTCCAAGGATCAAAAGCTACCCAATATGCTTATCACGCACAGCTACTCCCCTTAACAAAACCCACATGAAACCCATATTGTGCAGATTGAGAGAGATACAAAGGACAGTTCACACTTCAGCTTGTGCCCTTCTTACTGAAACCCAGAAAGCTAATGCCTATCTTGTTAGACATTCAAAGACCTCAGACACATTCTTGACTGCCCACCAAGTGTTCGATGAAACGCCTGACTTAAACGTGGTCTCGGCCACTACAATAATAGGCAGCTTTGCTCGGCAGCACCATCATGAACAAGCTGTGTATCTCTTTTCAAGAATGCTTGTTTTGAATATTCGACCCAACGAGTACACATTTGGCACTGTCATTCACTCCTCGACCGCGCTTGGAGATTTGAATATAGGCAAGCAACTTCATGCATGTGCAACAAAGATGGGTCTGCATTCGAATGTCTTCGTGGGTAGTGCAATTTTGGATCTTTATGCTAAGCTGAGCATAATCCAGGATGCTCGAAGAGCTTTCGAAGATACCCAGAAGCCGAATGTGGTTTCCTACACTACATTGATATGTGCTTACCTGAAAAAGGAGATGCTTGAAGATGCTCTCGAGCTTTTCCGAGTGATGCCAGAGAGGAATGTAGTTTCATGGAATGCGATGATTGGAGGGTATAGCCAAACAGGCCACAATGAAGAGGCTGTGAATCTTTTCATTGAGATGCTTCGAAATGGGTTGGTGCCGAGTCAGTCTACTTTTCCTTGTGCTATAATTGCAGCTGCCAATATAGCAGCACTAGGAATTGGGAGAAGCTTTCATGCCTGTGCTGTCAAGGCTTTGGGTAAGTTTGATGTGTTTATTAGCAATTCTCTAATAAGCTTTTATGCAAAATGTGGGAGCATGGAAGATAGTCTCTTGGTTTTCGATAAACTCAGGGGAAGAAACATTGTTTCTTGGAATGCTGTGATTTGTGGGTATGCTCAAAATGGTAAAGGAGAGGAAGCCATAAGTTTTTTCGAAAAGATGAGGGTCTCAGATTGTAAACCCAACAGTGTTACAGTTCTGGGGTTATTGTGGGCTTGTAATCATGCTGGTCTTGTTGACAAGGGTTACTCCTATTTTAACCAGGCAAGAATGGAGGACGCCGGCATTCTAAAGCCCGAGCATTATGCTTGTATGGTTGATTTACTCTCGCGCTCAGGGTGTTTCAGACAAGCTGAGGAGTTTATTAGTGATTTGCCTTTTGAACCAGGTATTGGGTTTTGGAAGGCATTGCTTGGTGGCTGCCAAATCCACTCAAATATGGAATTGGGGGAGTTTGCTGCAAGAAGAATCTTGGCTTTGGATCCTGGAG
This region includes:
- the LOC133720046 gene encoding uncharacterized protein LOC133720046 — translated: MVYIWSDQETIDELKYKLLSINYELESAQIRANQEVSKNEEITKQLFHLLKVACRERDEAKDQLQQLLKMFLPIPAENETSPMFSEVNNENYPSLQKASNFSTVKESDVISKTSSYPTKYNFAADSSNLGFSKNIAAVQGCDESVQVATMSSSNSKIIDRADVLIDNIVRVRPLPKKGRLFQAVMENEALLQTLLVVPLPKWKNPPPLPPLKSSSNLIYGCDFGSQEQIEAVKPIRAVQGSSSLGFSHIPSSSVLDFEHGSASVKTRVGNSSSDLMQSQIGTCKRRKRRF
- the LOC133721726 gene encoding pentatricopeptide repeat-containing protein At5g42450, mitochondrial — translated: MKPILCRLREIQRTVHTSACALLTETQKANAYLVRHSKTSDTFLTAHQVFDETPDLNVVSATTIIGSFARQHHHEQAVYLFSRMLVLNIRPNEYTFGTVIHSSTALGDLNIGKQLHACATKMGLHSNVFVGSAILDLYAKLSIIQDARRAFEDTQKPNVVSYTTLICAYLKKEMLEDALELFRVMPERNVVSWNAMIGGYSQTGHNEEAVNLFIEMLRNGLVPSQSTFPCAIIAAANIAALGIGRSFHACAVKALGKFDVFISNSLISFYAKCGSMEDSLLVFDKLRGRNIVSWNAVICGYAQNGKGEEAISFFEKMRVSDCKPNSVTVLGLLWACNHAGLVDKGYSYFNQARMEDAGILKPEHYACMVDLLSRSGCFRQAEEFISDLPFEPGIGFWKALLGGCQIHSNMELGEFAARRILALDPGDVSSYVMVSNAHSAAGRWQSVSTVRREMKDKGMKRIPGCSWIEIRSKVHVFTTGDKNHHQMNEIYTVLEILYRAFEGE